From the genome of Triticum aestivum cultivar Chinese Spring chromosome 3B, IWGSC CS RefSeq v2.1, whole genome shotgun sequence, one region includes:
- the LOC123065848 gene encoding uncharacterized protein: MATSHRLPQFYAQELRLPRLLHLRPSVRVPSRYIARIESSSSFGHFRSPSTPSPFCAPKLSTSLRALLDPETVGDPQFDYVTDDPSFLPEQPDVGVQEPEDPEDGSARSSALRSS; encoded by the exons ATGGCCACCAGCCACCGTTTGCCACAATTTTATGCCCAGGAGCTCCGTCTGCCTCGTCTACTTCATCTACGGCCATCAGTTCGAGTCCCCTCGCGCTACATCGCCAGGATCGAGTCTTCTTCCTCCTTCGGCCACTTCCGTTCTCCATCGACCCCGTCACCGTTCTGCGCTCCTAAGCTCTCAACGAGCCTCCGTGCGCTCCTTG accccgagactgtcggcgaccctcagttcgactacgtcaccgacgacccctccttcttgccagagcaaccag acgttggagtccaggagccagaggatcccgaggatggttCTGCAAGGAGTTCGGctttgaggagtagttag